In Gemmata obscuriglobus, a single genomic region encodes these proteins:
- a CDS encoding DUF4190 domain-containing protein, with protein MDDESEPDDRPRRRRRDEDGDGGRRSRRPPPDDFEPTELLIPGGSPYAIISLYMGLIGLCLPIIGLVFAVPAFICGIVAVRRWKKTNTYGGVTSNIRALLGLIMSGLGVLVWGTIATILAFK; from the coding sequence ATGGATGACGAATCGGAACCCGACGACCGCCCGCGGCGGCGTCGCCGTGACGAGGACGGGGACGGCGGTCGCCGTTCCCGGCGGCCGCCACCGGACGACTTCGAGCCAACCGAACTGCTCATCCCGGGCGGCAGCCCGTACGCCATCATCTCCCTGTACATGGGGCTGATCGGGTTGTGCCTCCCGATCATCGGACTGGTGTTCGCCGTCCCGGCGTTCATCTGCGGCATCGTCGCCGTCCGCCGGTGGAAGAAGACGAACACGTACGGGGGCGTGACGAGCAACATCCGCGCGCTGTTGGGCCTGATCATGAGCGGCTTGGGCGTCCTCGTTTGGGGAACCATCGCGACGATACTCGCCTTCAAGTAG